The Rhabdothermincola salaria genome segment ATGGTGTAGGTGAGGACCTCGTGACGCATGGTGGCGACAGCGCCGAAGTCGCTCATCACGTAGAGGCCGACGAGGAGGCCGCCGCCCACCGCGGCCGTGCGGATCTGGGGCAACGTGGTGCGCCAGAAGACCGTCAGGCGCCGGCTGCCGAGCGTGCGGGCCACGTCCTCGAGGGCAGGGTCGCAGCGGCGCAGAGCGGCCATGACCGGCAGGTACACGTAGGGGTAGGAGATGGTGGTGAGCACCAGCACCGACCCGCTCATCCCGGCCAGATCGGGGCGGAAGCCCAGCCAGCTCCACGCCGCGACGTAGGAGGGCAGGGCCAGGGGCAGGCCCACGAGCACCTGCACGACCCGGCGACCCGGGATGTCGGTGCGGGTGACGAGCCAGGCCATGCCCACCCCGATGACCAGGCAGAGGGTGGTGACCACGGCGGCCAGCCACAACGACCGGAGGGTGAGCTCCAGGGTCCGCGACCGCCACAGGGTGTCGAGGAACGCCCCCCACCCCTGGTCGGTGGCCCGGATGACCAGGTAGACGATCGGGCTGACGGCAACCACCGTGGCCACCAGGGCGCCCACCATGAGGGGCACAGGAGCGCGACGGCGAGAGGGGGCCGACACCTCGTCGGTGCCGGCCCCCTCCCGTGAGAGCGTCGTCGGCTCCGCGGCGATCAGCTGAGGAGGCCCTTCTCGGTCAGCAGCGCCTGGGACGCCTCGAGCGACTTCAGGTCGGCCAGGTCGAGGGCGGGCCCGTCGAGCTCGGCGAGGGGCGGCACGCCCTCCGGGTTGGGCACGCCGGGCACGACCGGATACTCGAAGGTCTCCTCCACGAAGTAGGTCTGGCCGGCGTCGGACAACAGGTACTCGACGAACGCGAGGGCCGCCTCGTTGCCCTCGCCGCTGGTGGTGATGCCCACGGCGGTGGCGTTGATCAGACCGCCGGGGTCGCCGTCGACAGGGAAGACCAGCTCGGCCACCAGCTCGTCACCCAGCTCGGGCGCGGAGCGAGACCAGTAGTAGTGGTTGATGAGCCCGATGCCGATCTGGCCCTCGTTGACCGCGTCGAGGATGGCCACGTTGTTCTCGTAGGACTCCGTGTCGTTGGCGATCATGGCGTCGAGCCACTCCGAGGCGGCTTCTTCGCCCTCGGCCACGCGGTACCCGGTGACGAACGACTGGAAGCTGGCGTTGGTGGGCGCCCAGGCGACCTGACCCTCGTACTGGGGGTCGGTGAGGTCGGCCACGCTGGTGGGCGGGTCGTCCACCAGCTCGGGGTTGTACACGATCGCCCGACTGCGGCCGGTGACGCCGACCCAGAGGTCGTCCTCGGACGGCGCGAAGCGGGGATCGACGGAGTCGACGACCTCGGCCGGCAACGGGGTGAGCAGGCCGGCATCGGCCAGCGCGCCCATGGCGCCGACCTCCTGGGAGTAGAAGACGTCGGCCGGGGTGCCCGACCCCTCCTCGAGGATCTGGGCGGCCATCTCGGCGCTGTTGCCGTAGCGGACGTCGACGGCGATGCCGGTCTCCTCGGTGAACTGGTCGATGAGGGGTTGCACCAGGTTCTCGGACCGGCCGCTGTAGAGGGTGAAGCTGCCGTTCTCGCTGTCGCTCGCCCCGTCGTCGGAGCCGCACGCGGCGGCGACGAGGGCGATGACGAGCACGAGGAGGGCGATGGGGCGCAGCCGTCGGCGTGAGGGGGACATCAGTGGAGCTCCTGGACGAACGGGTGACGACGAGCCGGGTGTCGGCTTGCCGGGCGCTCACTGTAAGGGGAGCCTTACAGGTGGCGCAAGGCGTCCTCGTCGAACGAGGCGCTCACACTGGGTGCTTGGCGCCGTACATCTC includes the following:
- a CDS encoding iron ABC transporter substrate-binding protein, which codes for MSPSRRRLRPIALLVLVIALVAAACGSDDGASDSENGSFTLYSGRSENLVQPLIDQFTEETGIAVDVRYGNSAEMAAQILEEGSGTPADVFYSQEVGAMGALADAGLLTPLPAEVVDSVDPRFAPSEDDLWVGVTGRSRAIVYNPELVDDPPTSVADLTDPQYEGQVAWAPTNASFQSFVTGYRVAEGEEAASEWLDAMIANDTESYENNVAILDAVNEGQIGIGLINHYYWSRSAPELGDELVAELVFPVDGDPGGLINATAVGITTSGEGNEAALAFVEYLLSDAGQTYFVEETFEYPVVPGVPNPEGVPPLAELDGPALDLADLKSLEASQALLTEKGLLS